The following are from one region of the Synechococcus sp. CBW1108 genome:
- a CDS encoding right-handed parallel beta-helix repeat-containing protein, which translates to MRFQSQGAGTFNTLSGYIYAPLSQSKDGNVLFVDGFANWNFGGDLNDSNFGASTRLGYRWMSSGKDWMFGVNAGADTTPYEGDYNWQAGVGLEALNKNVELRANGYIPLSDSNKEVGRGYSGAYLSNNSLYLKNTYQDWITSYGGLDLEVGTPVARWDQGGLWLYAGYYYLDATVADGPDSSGFSARAEARIADNFAVGATYSYDDIFESKATGYIRYGTQPLNGDAGAEISRAERALLAQRGLPVEREIDVRISQVRINKGTQKADNPDTNEDWVIRCVGSNASGNDCDYTSLTAAVNAGNSDVILVADGNATDLGGSSLAIPKSAVLSNGRNAPDLDTQYGTADLREIYGAGSVNRTPTISNGTLTVASDSAIEGFSFTNASITNRSTSNVSIRNNTFTGSVDGEGAIVFDGANDVVIAGNTITNPTTSALEGDANGSLIGRGIAVKNGNNIRITGNTVKGATGEGIYIENIGTNRNNTVSNNTVSDMRVDVDTNLEAGIFVRNNKDGYIAITGNTVKDNNQESGVGAPTSRGLSGQNAADGIELNICRGGVNIQTSKDGGTDDRFSDDLAGACTSNATLTAVVNNNVVTNLQGSADGIDTNVGDNGTLNLTVKGNTVTGAGDEAFTLDVFGAKTAVTAVISDNVFKTSGAKGARTDANGAYDEDGSTDGIAITLTELPATDYTPDGDYDFTIAGNTIVVDTDNLAGTNEKPEKAEGIKFTVAEGQLKGKMKLKAVIDNNTITTRSGDGIEFAINEDAKGMQVDLDATVTSNTITQTNDALQAGVADTGDVKDAIKFEFSTGGSADATEKTTGTILIDNNTIIQKEGNGALGDAVDIKNDGVDANAEIKVTVKNQVQDSKVKITRVNDQILADTVTNLVIKDNTITNPELSLLEGSSVESYIGRGIDVRNSNKVTIEDNVITGATGEGIYIENIGTSTDNIITGNTVSGMKASEDSNLEAGIFVRNNKDGYIAITGNTVKDNNLTSGVGFPADRGTNATDGIEVNICRGGENLGSDAFTDGVAGACDSNATLTAVIDQNTVSNLQGGADGIDANIGDNGRLFLTVDQNTVTGAGDEGFTLDAFGANTQATVSITNNTLKTSGAKGAAPGEDGSTDGIAITLQENVSDTDFTASGVYNFTITGNTIEADTDNLAGTNESGEKAEGIKFTINEGLKNGTTKVTAVIENNDIQTRIGDGIEFAVNEKAGEGVVFDADITINNNRIVQTNDNPVGSDNKDPRDLIKATFGEEAEAEGSITTGTFTITNNTVTSAAEAGDAIDYQSLSKSTSNSFKFKIEGNDFSAAGDKDLKIIVPAGFLGIFAPDGTTDFDTYLDSVNTGAEASVDSPAVEVFRF; encoded by the coding sequence TTGCGCTTCCAGAGCCAGGGCGCAGGGACATTCAATACTTTGAGTGGCTATATCTACGCGCCCCTCTCCCAGTCAAAAGACGGGAACGTGCTGTTCGTGGATGGTTTTGCCAACTGGAATTTCGGCGGAGATCTCAACGACAGCAACTTCGGTGCCAGCACCCGCCTGGGCTACCGCTGGATGAGTAGTGGTAAGGACTGGATGTTTGGTGTCAACGCCGGTGCCGACACCACCCCTTATGAAGGTGATTACAACTGGCAGGCCGGCGTGGGCCTTGAAGCGCTCAACAAAAACGTTGAGCTGCGCGCCAACGGCTACATCCCCTTGAGCGACAGCAATAAAGAGGTGGGTCGGGGGTATTCAGGCGCCTATCTGAGCAATAACAGTCTGTATCTCAAGAACACCTACCAAGACTGGATCACCAGCTACGGCGGTCTGGACCTGGAAGTCGGCACTCCCGTGGCCAGATGGGACCAGGGTGGCCTGTGGCTCTATGCCGGCTACTACTACCTCGACGCCACAGTGGCCGACGGCCCAGACAGCTCTGGCTTCAGCGCCCGGGCTGAAGCGCGCATCGCCGACAACTTCGCTGTAGGTGCCACCTACAGCTACGACGACATTTTTGAAAGCAAAGCGACCGGCTACATCCGCTACGGCACCCAGCCGCTCAACGGCGATGCTGGAGCGGAAATCTCCCGCGCTGAGCGGGCCCTTCTGGCCCAGCGTGGCCTGCCTGTGGAGCGTGAAATTGACGTGCGCATCAGCCAAGTACGGATCAACAAGGGCACCCAAAAAGCTGATAATCCTGACACCAATGAAGATTGGGTGATCCGTTGCGTCGGCAGCAACGCCAGTGGCAACGATTGCGATTACACCAGCCTCACGGCCGCCGTGAATGCCGGCAACAGCGATGTGATTTTGGTGGCCGATGGCAACGCCACAGACCTAGGCGGCAGCAGCCTGGCCATACCCAAGAGCGCGGTACTGAGCAATGGCCGCAATGCACCCGATCTGGACACCCAATACGGCACGGCAGACCTGCGCGAGATCTATGGCGCCGGCAGCGTCAACCGCACGCCGACCATCAGCAACGGCACCCTGACGGTGGCCAGCGACAGTGCGATCGAAGGCTTCAGCTTCACGAACGCCTCGATCACCAACCGCAGCACCAGCAACGTCAGCATCCGGAACAACACCTTCACCGGCTCGGTGGATGGCGAAGGCGCGATCGTGTTCGACGGTGCCAATGATGTGGTGATTGCTGGCAACACCATCACCAACCCCACCACTAGCGCTCTTGAAGGGGATGCCAACGGCAGCCTGATTGGCCGCGGTATCGCGGTGAAGAACGGAAACAACATCCGCATCACCGGAAACACCGTGAAGGGTGCCACTGGCGAAGGCATCTACATCGAAAACATCGGCACCAACCGCAACAACACGGTGAGCAACAACACCGTGAGCGATATGCGGGTGGATGTCGACACCAACCTCGAAGCCGGCATCTTCGTTCGCAACAACAAAGACGGCTACATCGCCATCACCGGCAACACGGTGAAGGACAACAACCAGGAAAGCGGAGTGGGTGCACCCACCTCACGCGGCCTGAGCGGACAAAACGCCGCTGACGGCATCGAGCTGAACATCTGCCGCGGTGGTGTCAACATTCAAACCAGCAAGGATGGCGGTACCGATGACCGCTTCAGCGATGATCTCGCTGGCGCCTGCACCAGCAACGCCACCCTCACCGCCGTGGTGAACAACAACGTTGTCACCAACCTGCAAGGCAGTGCCGATGGCATCGACACCAATGTGGGCGACAACGGCACCCTGAACCTCACGGTTAAGGGCAATACCGTTACCGGCGCTGGCGATGAAGCCTTCACCCTTGATGTGTTTGGAGCCAAGACCGCTGTCACCGCCGTCATCAGCGACAACGTCTTCAAGACATCAGGCGCGAAGGGGGCTCGTACGGATGCGAACGGCGCCTATGACGAGGACGGCTCCACCGACGGCATCGCCATCACTCTGACGGAATTGCCAGCGACCGATTACACCCCTGATGGTGACTACGACTTCACCATCGCCGGCAACACCATCGTGGTGGATACCGACAACCTGGCAGGAACCAACGAAAAGCCCGAAAAAGCGGAAGGCATCAAGTTCACCGTGGCTGAGGGCCAGCTGAAGGGCAAAATGAAGCTCAAGGCGGTGATCGACAACAACACCATCACCACCCGCTCAGGTGATGGCATTGAGTTCGCCATCAACGAAGATGCGAAAGGCATGCAGGTGGATCTAGATGCAACTGTGACCAGCAACACGATTACCCAAACCAACGATGCCCTCCAGGCCGGAGTTGCTGACACAGGGGATGTTAAAGATGCTATCAAATTTGAATTCAGCACAGGCGGCTCAGCGGATGCGACTGAGAAAACTACAGGCACCATCTTGATCGACAACAACACGATCATTCAGAAGGAAGGTAATGGCGCCCTCGGCGACGCCGTTGACATCAAAAACGATGGTGTCGATGCCAACGCCGAAATCAAGGTGACTGTCAAGAATCAGGTTCAGGATTCAAAGGTCAAGATCACACGTGTGAACGACCAGATTCTTGCCGATACTGTCACCAACCTGGTCATCAAAGACAACACCATCACTAACCCTGAGCTGAGCCTGCTCGAAGGTTCTTCAGTGGAGAGCTACATCGGTCGCGGCATCGATGTGCGGAATAGCAACAAGGTAACGATCGAAGATAACGTAATCACTGGTGCCACAGGCGAAGGCATCTACATCGAAAACATCGGCACAAGCACCGACAACATCATCACCGGCAACACCGTGTCGGGGATGAAGGCCAGTGAAGACTCCAACCTGGAAGCAGGCATCTTCGTTCGCAACAACAAAGACGGTTACATCGCCATCACCGGCAACACCGTGAAAGACAATAACCTCACCTCCGGTGTGGGCTTCCCTGCTGATCGCGGCACCAACGCCACTGATGGCATCGAGGTGAACATCTGCCGCGGCGGTGAGAACCTTGGCTCCGATGCCTTCACCGACGGTGTGGCCGGCGCCTGCGATAGCAACGCCACCCTCACCGCGGTGATTGATCAGAACACCGTTAGCAATCTCCAAGGTGGTGCTGACGGTATCGACGCCAATATCGGCGACAACGGTCGATTGTTTCTCACTGTCGATCAGAACACCGTGACGGGTGCCGGCGATGAAGGCTTCACCCTTGATGCCTTCGGTGCCAACACCCAAGCCACCGTCTCCATCACGAACAACACCCTGAAAACCTCCGGCGCCAAGGGTGCAGCCCCTGGGGAAGACGGCTCCACCGATGGCATCGCCATCACCCTGCAGGAGAATGTGTCTGACACCGACTTCACAGCCTCGGGTGTCTACAACTTCACGATCACCGGCAACACGATCGAAGCCGACACCGACAACCTAGCCGGCACCAACGAGAGCGGCGAAAAGGCGGAGGGCATCAAATTCACCATCAACGAAGGGCTGAAGAACGGCACCACCAAGGTGACCGCTGTGATTGAGAACAACGACATCCAAACCCGCATTGGTGATGGGATCGAGTTTGCGGTGAATGAGAAAGCTGGTGAGGGCGTCGTCTTCGATGCCGACATCACCATCAACAACAACCGCATCGTTCAAACCAACGACAATCCTGTTGGTTCCGACAACAAGGATCCGCGTGATCTGATCAAGGCCACCTTCGGCGAGGAGGCGGAGGCGGAAGGCTCCATCACCACTGGCACCTTCACGATCACCAACAACACGGTGACCAGCGCCGCTGAAGCCGGTGATGCGATCGACTACCAGAGCCTGAGCAAGTCCACCAGCAACAGCTTCAAGTTCAAGATCGAAGGCAATGATTTCTCCGCTGCCGGCGACAAAGACCTGAAGATCATTGTCCCTGCTGGATTCCTTGGCATCTTCGCTCCCGATGGCACCACCGATTTCGACACTTATCTCGACAGCGTTAACACTGGCGCCGAGGCGTCAGTAGATTCACCAGCAGTCGAAGTATTCCGCTTCTAG
- a CDS encoding Nif11-like leader peptide family natural product precursor encodes MRRSDLERLVADAETSQELQQTLSQCRSREELLHTARCLGYRVTKGDLLNAWLEHHNAAEVQAAYKASNY; translated from the coding sequence ATGAGACGGTCCGATCTCGAGCGCTTGGTGGCTGATGCAGAAACCAGCCAGGAGCTCCAGCAGACCCTGAGCCAGTGCCGCAGCCGCGAGGAGCTGCTGCACACCGCCCGTTGCCTGGGCTATCGCGTCACCAAAGGCGATCTGCTGAATGCCTGGCTGGAGCACCACAACGCAGCGGAAGTTCAAGCAGCCTATAAAGCCTCCAATTACTGA
- a CDS encoding chlorophyll a/b-binding protein, with the protein MTESTSRFGFVAFAETWNGRFAMLGFVIGLGTELLTGQGILSQIGLG; encoded by the coding sequence ATGACTGAGTCCACTTCTCGCTTCGGGTTTGTCGCTTTCGCTGAAACCTGGAATGGCCGTTTTGCAATGCTTGGTTTTGTGATCGGTCTTGGCACCGAGCTCCTGACAGGTCAGGGCATCCTTTCCCAAATTGGCCTGGGTTGA
- a CDS encoding chlorophyll a/b-binding protein: MTNTPSNDQSFDTSSEQLTLIEQLKQVELFNGRAAMLGIVIGIVVEGLTGFGIAHQIGLGALFDGYAACRTQFLPFCF; this comes from the coding sequence ATGACCAACACTCCTTCTAACGACCAATCATTCGATACCAGCTCCGAACAGCTGACCCTCATCGAGCAGCTCAAGCAAGTTGAACTGTTTAACGGCCGTGCAGCCATGCTTGGCATCGTCATCGGCATCGTGGTGGAAGGCCTCACCGGTTTTGGTATTGCCCATCAGATCGGCCTTGGCGCTTTATTTGATGGCTATGCCGCCTGCCGTACCCAGTTCCTGCCTTTCTGCTTCTGA